Proteins co-encoded in one Myotis daubentonii chromosome 8, mMyoDau2.1, whole genome shotgun sequence genomic window:
- the WFDC2 gene encoding WAP four-disulfide core domain protein 2 — MTTCRYALLAALFLGLLLSFAAATGAGAGKAGVCPELKEELNCTQECGSDGECADNLKCCRAGCAAVCLLPNEKPGSCPKVDLPLTPLGLCRDQCQVDSECPDQMKCCLNGCGKVSCVTPVF; from the exons ATGACTACCTGCCGCTACGCTCTGCTCGCCGCCCTCTTCCTGGGCCTGCTGCTCAGCTTTGCCGCGGCCACAG GCGCCGGAGCAGGGAAGGCGGGCGTGTGCCCCGAGCTGAAGGAGGAGCTGAACTGCACGCAGGAGTGCGGCTCGGATGGAGAGTGCGCCGACAACCTCAAGTGCTGCCGGGCGGGCTGCGCCGCGGTCTGCCTGCTGCCCAACG AAAAGCCCGGCTCCTGCCCCAAAGTGGACTTACCCTTGACCCCGCTCGGCCTCTGCCGGGACCAGTGCCAGGTGGACAGCGAGTGTCCCGACCAGATGAAATGCTGCCTCAATGGCTGCGGGAAGGTGTCCTGCGTCACACCCGTCTTCTGA